The Drosophila kikkawai strain 14028-0561.14 unplaced genomic scaffold, DkikHiC1v2 scaffold_177, whole genome shotgun sequence genome contains the following window.
TGCAGGTGCAGTGCAACAGGAACTCATATCTTTGCCTTTTCCAGGTTTGTGGTCGTCGCTGGGCATCACACAACCACCACACGGGAGTGGGACGCAAGTCGCTGGGTTGTTTCGTCACATGGTGAGCGTGCCCTAAAAGATGTCAATCCCAGTCCAGTGCAACAGTCGGGATGCGCAGCAGCGTCCAATAAGGAGGTGCAAGGCCTTTAAGGATGGATTGGCGTAAGTTAGCGTTCCAATGGAGGCTTGAGGTTTGGTAGGCGTTTTGCCCCTCAATCTGGTGGTTAGAGagaacttattattatttgctttttaatttcaGGCTTCGCGCAGGTGCATGTAATTTGTTTGAGCCATAGAGTCTCAGTCTGTTTGGATTTGGCCCTATCTGGATGCTGGTGTCCTGGCAAAGTCTGCTTTCTAGAGGCGTGTGTGTCATGCTGTTGGATTTCAAAGTAGTATGTTATATGGCATTTAGTAATCTTCTGCAAGGGAGATGTAGTATTTggttaatataaatttttttaataataattgtgaTTTATATCTTGATTTCCTATTTTGGTTATAATGAATTACGCAGGAGAAGGGGATTTGTGGGTTGTCGGGGTATTTCTTTGTTTGGTTTCCGATTTTGTGCTGTCATTTCTGCATTTTATAGTAAGTATGTTAATTGGctgtttgtattatttaattctgTCATCTGGAGCAGGTTTTAGTTCTTGTCCAGGCAGCTTATTCTAGGCAGCCATAGGGCATATTAATGTTCAGGTTGTTTCTGGATATTGTTATTCCTGCTACTGTTTGCACTTAGCGCTGCTGGCTATGTTCTAGTTTTGCTAAGTATGCTTTCCAAATGTATTGGTGTAGTTTCTGTTATTCATTACTAGCTGCTTCTAGCATTATTTGTTTCAAGTGCCGTGAAGGCTTCCCTCCCTTAGTTAGGCGTAGATTGAGTAATATTTGAATAAGGCTGACGTGTTCgtttattgattttgttttatatttatgtatgtatgtatgtttctTTTACATAGTGAGATAAGGTGTCTTGCACAGCAAGTATAGggttttattattgtatttcCCTTAGTTTTAAACATAAAGAGGTTTATTCAAAAACAGATATGTATTTTGGGCATAATATATAATGAACTGATAAGTTCGTTAAGATTAATGAAGCTTGTTTCTTATGCTAAATGTTTAAGTCAGTAAATTAAAGAGCATTTTCATTGGTTTTACTGATTCCCATTTCTATTGGGGGTTTCTTAGAtagttaatttcaatattgTCATTAGTTTCTCTGCATTGTCTGTGTATTTTGCCTATAGATTCTATTATCTTGATGATGGCCTTGTTGGCTTTTTTATGTTGTCGAGCATGACCTCATCATTGTTACCGATGCCGCATCCACAATGGTGCACTTTGGGTGTGCTCAGCTTCTTGCGTTGGGATCCAGTAGCTGCACGGGCTGCTTTCGTTTTCAGATGAACTCCTCGGTGAGTTGGCCTAGCTAGTACAGTCGCCCTTTGGCGTCGTGAGGAAACGGTGGGTGGCTCCTTGTTCTTCTTCTGTTCCGATTCCTCGGCAGTGCGCAGCATTTGGGTCTCCTGGGCCTGGATTGTGATAGCATTTTCATTTGTTAGTGTTGGGCTTATGGCATGTTGGTTTAGGCTGCTTGAGCAGCAGGGCATATCCTCCTCTTTATTCTTCCTCATTTCGTTTGTTGTTATGTCACTGCCGTGGGCCAATGGAAGGTTGCCCGCCGTGAGACTGAGGGAGCAGAGGCTatcattgttattgttattgtcaTCGTAAACTATAGGGTTTGCCAGATCAAGCTCCTCCGAAGTTCTGGGTGCCCGAGATCTAGAGCGCCTCTGTTTGTCCGCGTAGGAGACAGTTGTTTTGATCGCTCCCGTGATTCTTCTGGTGTAGGGCCTGTTTGCCGACTTCAAGGGTTTGAGGCGCTTTAGGTTTTGCCCTCTGATTTTCTTGCCAGAGACCAGCTGCTGCAAAGGTATGTTGCTCTCGCTGTCGTCATCACTGTCATTGAAGAGTTGCTTTCTGGTGTTTCCATTACCGCCTCCAGAGTTATACGTGGCTTGTAGTGACTGCATGATTAACAGATTCGCGCTCTTGTTGAAAGGAGTGGGAGAGGTCAGTAGCAGTCTTTCTAGTTCTGTTCCTCTTGACTTGGTGGGGGTATCTTCCACTTTGGGAATTATGGTGGGATCAAATTGAGGGGTGGTGCAATCTCTGAccttcttattttcttttcccttGTAATTATCCATTTCAACTGGTTGTGTTATTGGTTGTGCCTCAGTTTGCGTTGTTGATTGGGAGCATATGGCGTTATTTATTCCTGTTTTCTTATTGAGTCTAGGATCTCTGTTGTTCTCCGGTCTATAGTGATGTCTTTCCCTTATGCTCATTCCAGGCGGGTCTAATGCAGCCAGATATGCTGGAAGGTGCTCAGCTTCAGTGGCTTTAGCTGCGGCAGCATGTTTCATTTGCAGAAGCGTGGTATGGAGATTCCTGAAATGTTTTTCTGGGTCAGTAACGGGTGCTATAGAATTACAGGTCCTCACTATGATTCATGCTAAGCCTCTCCCTAGTAGCTGGTGGGAATGGTTTTTACCGTTTAATTGGAAGAATTTATCCTGAGTCAGTAGGGCTTGGTGCTTCTGGCGTCCGCCTTCTGTGTATTATTTGGTTGTTGGCTTTGGTAGCACTTAGGGCAGGTGCTCACTGGTGTATAGAATTATTCTGAACCGTTGTGGTGCCTTGGAATGCGTTTTGTTGCTGGAGATTTGTaaaattattcttattttgtttaaatttgcaaatttgcCCACGCTTCtgtcttcttctttttttagtgtggccagagttgTTAGGAGGGAAAAATACCTTCGTTATCGCTTTTCGTGTAATttagtaattatttatttttatttttatgttggtTGGGATCCGATTAAagagttttgttttattttattttgtgattCAGTTGTTAGAGTTTAATTTCCCTAGGGGGTGGCGTGATGTTTGTGCAGTGTAGTTTCTTTCGTTAGTTTATTGGATTTTCTTATGTTTCAGTATTTGCGGGTTTCATGGTGTAAAAATTTAAGGTGGTGTGTTATTTGGAGGTGTTTTggaatttattgtttattttatttaattttcagtaACTTAAAGTGTAGATGGGAGTGACAGCTGGTTATGACAGTTTGTTTTCTTAGTAGTAGTTCATTCATCTTCATCTGAGAGCATGGAGCTCTTATTAGGGATAGGTTTtgttataatatttgtaattttagtgTCAGCGGCCATATTCTCGAGTTTGGTGGCCACCACTTCGAGCATGGAGGCTAGTTTCTCAGTGTTTTCCATCAGGATTTTCCGTGTGCTGCTACAGTTGCAGGTGGGCAGAGTGGGACGAGTGGAAGTGGAAGCGGAGGCGGAGGGGGTGGCTGGTCGATGTcccttgctgctgcttcctccGCGAATTTGTTTCTTTGCTCTTGGTTTGGGATCTGATTTTCCGCTAGCAGGGGCAGTGTTCTCATCAGTGTGGGTGCCACCTTTGGCGTTATTATTATCCTCCTCATTTTCGCTATAGTTGGCGGCCATTGTTTCGGCGATTTTTTGGCATATGGTGGCGCTTACGCCAAGTTCCTTAAGGATTTTGCGCATGTCCGGGTTAAGGGCAGCAGTGTTCTGAGTGGATGAGGAGATGGATGAGGAAATGGAGATGATACTCTCATTGTCATCTTGTTCCGGTTGTGGAAGCTGGAATCCAGGTAATTGGAATGGTTCCGGTTCTGTAGTTTGGTTGGACTTGCCAGAGGCTTCTTGTTGAGTGGCAGTTTCATTCAGCTCATCAGGGAACAGGTTGCGGTTGGGAGTGGGCGTCCGTGGCTGTGGCTTAGATGTTGTGGCACGTGAGGCTGCATCGGATGTTGTCTCTTCTACTGAGTTGCCAGCTCCCAAGATTGGTGTCGGTGGTGCTGTTGAGTTAGTAGAGATGACGCTCCTGAGGGTTTTTTTCAACAGTAATGCCTGTTGAGTTTGTAACTCACGGTTTGTCTCTGTTATATTGGCTGCTTTTTCACAGAATTTATCAGGGAGCTGCATGGTTCCAGTTGTGAGGTGGTCATTTATCGCTTGGCCGACCTCGTCGTTTTCTACGTCAATGTCGGTGTCCACCTCTAATTCCGAATCATGAGGTTCGTGTTTTCTTGATGCCGGACTTTGCACTggttttgctaattttttcaTCTCCTGTGTGTGTTTCGCGTAGAACTGCAGCAGGGTGGATGTAGCCGTAATTGTTGTTGATTGATTTCCTGACGTTTTCTTCTTGGTGATTgtcttttttggtttattttccattttgccTGTTTATGGCTGCTTCGTGCTGGTTTCTTTTGATAGATTCCGGAGTGAACTACTGGTTCCGCGGGTGCGAGGGATGGATTTAGTATGGTGAGTCAGTGTGGGGAGAGAGTTTTTGGTTTGAGCGTGCGCGCATACATGTTCGGAGGCGATGTATGTTGCTTATGTGTTGTTTATGTGTTGTTTATGTGTTCGCTCTAGGGGGAATTAGTGAGCGATTACCCAGGATTGTGTTCGCTCTCTATTTCGACTTATGAGTGAAATTTGGTTATAGAGAGCACAGAGTAGTCTCAGAAGGTGAGTTCATGTTGGTTTATGTGTTTGTTTTAGGTTTTGCTTCGTACGTGCGTCAGTATGTGTAAGGAGTGGGAAGAAAGGGATAAATGTGAGATGATAATATTAGAGGGAAGTTGTCTGTATGGTAAtcctttcttttcctttttttatacccttgcagggtattataatttcagtcagaagtttgcaacgcagtgaaggagacgtttccgaccctataaagtatatatattcttgatcagcatcaacagccgagtcgatctagccatgtccgtctgtccgtctgtctgtctgtccgtctgtccgtctgtctgtctgtccgtctgtccgtctgtctgtctgtctgtttctacgcaaactagtccctcagttttaaagctatctgaatgaaactttgcatatagtcttctatatgctctcactgctatatatgtcggaacgggccggatcggacgactatatcatatagctgccatacaaatgtttgataaatttttagaaaaaaaagtataacttggctgtttttcaatatttttgcatcatttttgagatatagccattttatattattccagaattttggtaaaaattttatgaaaatcggacgactatatgatatagctgccataggaacgatcgagaaattaatagaaataaaattatagcttcgttgtttttcaacgcatttttatttactctgagatatacgttttttttattattctagaattttggtataaatttcataaaaatcggacaactatatcttatagctgccatagaagcgatcggtaaatgtataaaatatataaagctgagaatgtaaaactgtaactgtcaaactgtaaacataataagtataggtaaaatgtaatgaaactctgttttgtgagtgttttcagcatttaaatctataaaataaacatcaaaaccaatctgcaagggtatacaaacttcggcgtgccgaagttagcttcctttcttgttttttttttacatggTTATACAGCTTTTTAATTGCAAGTTATTTGATTATGCTCATTTTGTTAGAAATTTGTGGCATAGCTTGTGTAGATTGCAGAATTTATGAGGGAAGGAGAGAGTTTTATGTTATGTAATTTAGAAGTTTGGGTTTTCAGGTAGATTAATTAGCGGGTATGACTTATCTGTTTTCCGTGCAGAGCATCAGCGGCTGATTACATGGCAGTATGGTCCTGTAGTTATTGTTCAGGTTAAGCcattttaaggtttattttgtttagtttgtCTTTGAGGGctattagttttaatttattaagtttaTTGTTTCATtggctttgtttatttgttagTTACTgttgttttattgtttatcaGTTTGTTAGTTTCCAGTTCATTTATTGGCTTATTAGTTCAGACCATTTATAGGTTAGGTTTAGTTGGCCGCATGAATCGTGTTAAGTCTGCGCACCATGCTCTATAATTTgccttttttaatttgttaacttATGTTagataaaagttaaaattaaaagtttattgttttatttattgatcgTTTTATATGCGTTGACTGTTTAATGCTTATTAAAAGCTTGGTTTAAGATTTTCTTCCAGACATTGAATAGCAATGCTTTGACTTCTGTAGTTCCGCACAGGATTATTCAATAATGATTCGATAGCGACCGTAGTAGCATAATTTGGCTAGTTAAGTATGTTAACTAAGCATTTTAGCACATATTCACTTTGTGTTATGGcatattacaatttattaacTTTGACTTCACTTTGACATGACATTGATTTAACTTTGAAACGACattgaaataaattcttttGTTTGGAGTAGCGTATATGCCAACTCAAATCTAGCTATGCCTTCAAAAGTGAGAGGGCAGCTTATTTATTCTGTTGCGTAAAATAATGGGATTTACATGTACAGCTTTAGGTCGGGTACAAGAGCCTTATACAATAATGGGCCATAGAGTGTGGTAGTCTGGGACGTTAGTATTGGTGAGATTTTGGGAGAGGGGTACAGCGCTGTAAGTTAAGCTTAACATTTGTTAAGCTCAGCTTACAGCGCTGTTCCCTCTATGTTTACATGTTGGCTTTTTTATGCCGAGTTCACTTAGACTAGAGGGTACATTTAATCATGGAGACATTGCTTTTGCAGCTTACTCTTTAAGATGtattgtgggtgtgggtggggGGTGGGGGAGGGGTGGGTTTATGGAGCCTCAGGGGCAAAGAGGCTCAAGGTTGCCAACGAACAACCTGAGCTCTCCGTGCTTCCCCAAGAGGGAGCTAGTCCGAgatagttgtttatttttagttatcgtagCAATATGCAGGGCAAGAGTTACGTTTATGGTTATGAGTTTAgcgatttagtttaaattttaactttaagtttatgttttgtttctgttttgattgGTTGTTGATTTGAATCTTGTTAACGGTTTGGGTGTGTATGTTGAGTAAAATTTAGTACTGTTTTTATAACTTGGTCTTTAAGGAGTGAGTTTGCTACGATGCGAGGGGTGAGTTGCTACAGTGCCTCGGGGGCTGGAGGTTTAAAATTGCCAACGAACAATTTATAACTCTCCAGCTTCCCCAAGGTGGAGCTGGTCCAGTTTAGGTTGAGATTTTGTGGTTATCGCAGCTGTTAGCAAGGCAAGAGTTATTTTTAGGAGTTATGTGCAGAGTCttaggttttaaattattgatttagtttttaagttgtATGTTTTATGCTTCAGGTTGTTAGTTGACTGTTAGTCATTGTTTACTGTTTAGTTGCGTATGTTTAGGTAATTGTAGGCTTGACTGTTTTGGTCGTTATCATTTTAGGCTTTGTTGTTTAGTTAATTCAAGTATTACTGTTGTTGCAGTCTTAGTCTCTTATTGATAGGTTGGCTGAGTGTAGCggtgtaattttgtattcgtTGTAGCATGAACAGTCAGTTGtgggtttgtgtgtgtgtgtgtgtgtttgtatcgaTTGGTTCTTGGTGGGTATgggatttatgaattttagtTTACCTTGGAGGGCAGTTTATATGGATTTTAGTGTTGCTTTTTCAGCTGATTCTTTTTAGTCGGACTAGTTGGGGTATGGGGGGTGGGGAAGGATAGGATACTGATGTTGAGCATGGAGGTTCAAGTTGCCGGTAAGCAAGATGTGGCGCTCCATACTTTGCAATAACATTGCTTGGTGTTTAGGTTTAGTTTGGGGGTAGGCTTAAggttttgcatttgcaattaGCTATAATATAGGGTTAGTTATTTATAGCTAGTATCTCAGCGCCTCGTCCTTTGGGCAGATTGCGAAGACTTCTAGGGGAGCATCTCCTTGTTGGTGGGCCAGTTCCTTATTTCAGGAGGCGTTAGTAATGGTAGCCCCAAGTTTGCTACGCAGTTAGGGGCTACAGATGGTTGTGATTTGCATCTCGTCTTCAGCTTGCTGTTGTACTGTTGCAGCAGGGTTTCCAGAGTCCACAGGGCTTGTATAGAACTGTTGATCCAGCATCAGGTCTAGTGTAGTTCCCGGGGCATGTTTGGTAGCCCCGCTTTCCAGTGATCAACCAAGTGGCTGAAGGCATCGTGGGTACAGACATGCAGGCTCTATGGAGGGCAAGCCACAAGGTCGCTACGCGGTTAGTGGCTCGCATCCACTAAGTCCGAGTTTAGTCTTCTGAGCTAGCTGTGTGCTGGCTTGCATTTTGCTGCAGGCTCGAGCCACTCGTTCGCATACGCTGCTGGCAGCCCGAGATGGTGAGGCACACCTGTAGCATTGCAGCATAATATTAGGCCTTTTGGTCTACTGTTGTGTTGCTGCATCAGGGTTGGCAGTGTGTATGGAGCTTGCATAGATCCGCtggggcagcagcaggtctAGGGCAGTCCACAGGCAGGTTTGCTAGTCCTGAATTCGCAGTACTTTGTCATAGGCTTTAGGCTTTTTTCATTGTTGTATGCAGCATAGGGGCGGGGGTTTTGGCTGAAGCTCCAGGTGGCCGCTTGTCATCTCATCAGGTGCGCTGACTCAGTTGCAGTATGGGTCACGCAGGCGCTACGCAGTTGGTGACCCATGTCAGATGCTGTTGCTCGGTAGCCATGCGAGCTGCGCGATCGCATACGCAGTTGGCAGCTCGTGGCAGATAGGGCTGAGTGGGGATTGGTCTGCGTATCACATGGTGCAAGGCGGCTGCTTTACATGTCTCTGCCGTTTTAGGTATGCAGCCATCAGCGTACGTCCTTTATCTGCATGTAAAAGATGCCAGTCCCGGTCCAGTGGAGCAGTTGGAATGCACGGCAGCGTCCAGTAGGGAGGTAAGGAGCCTTTCAGAGCAGGTTGGCATAGGTAGCAATCCAGTGGAGGCTTGTTGATTAACTGGTCGTATTTGCAGTGGTGATGGTTAATCTGTTGAGTTAAGGAATGTATGAGTACTTTGCAGGTTATATGGGGGAGGGACTGGGTGAGTATGGGATAGGTGTGGGGGTCtgatgtttattatttttaattttcagcatCAGTGTTAGCATCTTGGCTTTGGTTCGGCCATATGGCAGGTATCGCACAGGCATGTTCGATGAGAgttatttagtttaatatttagcTATGTTGGCTGTGTTCTGATTGTCTCTGGGTGTACATTTGAGTGATATTTTGGCAGTCATCGAAGGTTTTGATATTGCAGGGTGCATGTCAGGATGTTTGGCATTTGTTCTGGCCTTAAGGGCAGGTCACGCACAGACTTAACTGCTGAGTTGTGCAATCAATTGTTTTGCAGTATATGTTTTGTTAATTCGCCCTCTGTTTGGTGTTTCAGGGAGTTCCAGTTGGTGCCGTTGGACAGCCAAAATATCGCTGCTGCCGCTCATATGGGACTGGATGTTGCGAAGTGCACGGTAGGATGCAGTTGCAGTGCAACAGGAACTCATGTCTTTGCCTTTTCCAGGCTTGTGGTCGTCGCTGGATATTGCACAACCACCACACGGGAGTGGGACGCAAGTCACTGGGTTGTTTCATCACATGGTGAGCGTGCCCGAAAAGGTGTCAATCCCAGTCCAGTGCAGCAGTCAGGATGCACAGCAGCGTCCAATAAGAAGATGCAAGGCCTTCAAGAATGGATTGGCGTAATTAGCGTTCGGTTCGTCAATCTGGGTGCTGGTGTCTTGGCAGAGGCTAATTTCCCAGTGGGAGTATATATGTCAGCTGTTGGATACCAAAGCATCGTTTTTATATGGCCCTAGTAAGCTTCTACGAGGAAGATTCAGTATGTTATATGTTTATGTAAGTATTgataataaatgcaatttatatCTTGGTTGTTgtctattaattttatattgttttgtgGTTTTATGGGAGGGGAGTTGTAGGTTATCAGAGTGTTTCCTTATTTGAGTTTCCAGTTAGTGCTGTCATATCTGCATTTAGCGGTAAGTGAGGACTAGATGCCAGAACAAATTAGTACAAATCAGCCGATAAATTTGTACCAATTTGTTCCGGCATTCAGTCCAAATTTTGATATTTGTATAATGGTTAGTCTGGAGCAGCCAAATATCGCCGCTGTCACTCGTATGGGGCTGGATGCTGCAAAGTGCACGGCAGGATGCAGGTGTAGTGTAGCAGGGGTTCGTGTCTTTGCCTTTTACAGGCTTGTGGTCGCCGCTGAACACCTCTCAGCCGCCACACAGAAGAGGGACGCAATTAGCTGGGTTGTTTCGTCACATGATGAGCGTGCCCGAAAAGATGTCAATCCCAGTCCAGTGCAGCAGTTGGGGATGCACGGCAGCGTCCAATCGGAGGGTGCAGGGTCTTTCGGGGTGAGTTGGCATAGTTAGCGTTCCAGTGGAGGCTTGAAGTTTGATAGGCGTATTTGGTGCTGAGTTTATCAGTCTGGCAATTAAAGAGAACATGTGAGTATTTGCTTTGATTTCAGGTTATGTGCAGTAGTGCAGTATTGTTTAGGCCATGCAGTCACGGTCCGTCTCGGGTTTGGTTTTATCTGGATATTGGCGTCCTGTCAGAGGCTGCTTTCCGGTGAGGGTGCATATGTCTGACTGCTGAGTGCCAGGGCATCGTTTGTGTGTGGCCCTAGTGAGCTTCTGCGAGGAGGGTGCGGCATATAATAGTTAGTATAAGTTATAATGGTAAGTGTATCTCATATCTTGGTTGTAATCTGTTAGAtttatgttgttttgtggttttGTTAGTGAAAATTTTTGTGGGTTATCAaagagctttttttttttttttacttgggTTTCTGAGTAGTGCTGTCATATCTGCATTTAGCGGTAAGTGAGTTTATTGGCTgtttttggctgtttttgtGCTGATTTAATTCTGGTATCTGATCTGAATTTGGTATTTATAAAAGCGGTTGGTCTAGAATAACCAGAGAGAGAGTTTTGGCAAGGTAACTAGTCTATTTAGTTTTTGCATTTAGTTATTACTTGGTTTTCTTGTCTTTATCTAGTAACTGTGTTATGCAGTTTAGCAGTAGGTCCATCTTTTTAGTGAGGGA
Protein-coding sequences here:
- the LOC121501970 gene encoding uncharacterized protein encodes the protein MENKPKKTITKKKTSGNQSTTITATSTLLQFYAKHTQEMKKLAKPVQSPASRKHEPHDSELEVDTDIDVENDEVGQAINDHLTTGTMQLPDKFCEKAANITETNPPPTPILGAGNSVEETTSDAASRATTSKPQPRTPTPNRNLFPDELNETATQQEASGKSNQTTEPEPFQLPGFQLPQPEQDDNESIISISSSISSSTQNTAALNPDMRKILKELGVSATICQKIAETMAANYSENEEDNNNAKGGTHTDENTAPASGKSDPKPRAKKQIRGGSSSKGHRPATPSASASTSTRPTLPTCNCSSTRKILMENTEKLASMLEVVATKLENMAADTKITNIITKPIPNKSSMLSDEDE